Proteins encoded together in one Cicer arietinum cultivar CDC Frontier isolate Library 1 chromosome 4, Cicar.CDCFrontier_v2.0, whole genome shotgun sequence window:
- the LOC101504901 gene encoding probable inactive patatin-like protein 9, giving the protein MDLTKVTLEIFSKLEHKWLSHCKDTNKTRILSIDGGGTTAIVAGASLINLEDQIRQQTSDPHAQVADFFDIVAGTGIGAILAAMITAADAFGRPLYTAKEAVRIVTERNSELYKLKSAGVFRRRRRFSSRNMDNVLKEVFVKKEDGSLLTLKDTCKPLLIPCFDLKSSAPFVFSRADASESPSFNFELWKVCRATSATPSHFKPFNFTSVDGKTSCSAVDGGLVMNNPTAAAVTHVLHNKRDFPSVNGVEDLLVLSLGNGSSNSKTCVSRTCSTPSVVDIVLDGVSETIDQMLGNAFCWNRTDYVRIQAFGLGNEAVRKNGVTEEEVLKERGLESLPFGGKRLLTETNGNRIDSFVQRLVATGKPSPPFSPCKDSTVKPLANGR; this is encoded by the exons ATGGATCTCACTAAAGTCACACTAGAGATCTTCTCCAAACTTGAACACAAATGGCTTTCTCATTGTAAAGACACCAACAAAACACGCATTCTCAGCATTGACGGCGGTGGAACCACCGCCATTGTTGCCGGAGCTTCGTTAATCAATCTCGAGGATCAGATCCGTCAACAGACCTCCGATCCTCACGCTCAGGTAGCAGATTTCTTCGACATTGTTGCCGGTACCGGCATTGGCGCTATTCTTGCAGCAATGATCACCGCCGCCGATGCCTTCGGTAGACCTCTTTACACTGCAAAAGAAGCTGTACGTATCGTTACCGAGAGAAACTCCGAACTCTATAAACTCAAATCCGCCGGAGTATTTCGCCGGCGCCGTAGATTCTCTTCGAGGAACATGGATAACGTGTTGAAGGAAGTGTTCGTTAAAAAAGAAGATGGAAGTTTGTTGACTTTAAAGGACACGTGTAAACCGTTGCTTATACCTTGCTTTGACCTCAAGAGTTCGGCTCCATTCGTTTTTTCTCGAGCCGATGCGTCCGAATCTCCGAGCTTCAACTTCGAACTATGGAAAGTATGCCGCGCCACATCAGCTACGCCGAGTCATTTCAAGCCGTTTAACTTCACTTCTGTCGACGGCAAAACTTCTTGCTCCGCCGTGGACGGTGGTCTGGTAATGAACAATCCTACAGCCGCGGCGGTCACGCATGTTCTCCATAACAAGCGCGATTTCCCATCGGTAAACGGCGTGGAGGATCTTTTGGTCCTTTCCTTGGGAAACGGATCGTCGAACTCGAAAACGTGCGTGAGCCGCACGTGCTCAACGCCGTCGGTAGTTGACATTGTTCTTGACGGCGTTTCCGAGACCATTGACCAAATGTTAGGAAACGCATTCTGTTGGAACCGTACGGATTACGTCAGAATTCAG GCGTTTGGTTTGGGAAACGAAGCAGTGAGGAAAAATGGAGTGACAGAAGAGGAAGTGCTGAAAGAGAGAGGACTTGAGTCGTTACCGTTTGGCGGGAAGCGGTTACTGACGGAGACTAACGGAAACAGAATCGATAGCTTTGTGCAACGTCTTGTTGCTACCGGGAAACCTAGCCCACCGTTTAGTCCTTGCAAGGATTCCACCGTTAAACCTCTCGCTAACGGCCGCTAG